From a single Paramormyrops kingsleyae isolate MSU_618 chromosome 14, PKINGS_0.4, whole genome shotgun sequence genomic region:
- the bub1bb gene encoding mitotic checkpoint serine/threonine-protein kinase BUB1 beta, giving the protein MAEGEAEWELCKENIQPLRRGRAISALHQALSQQDGAGYAAIQQQKQAFESELRLYSGDDPLDVWDRYIKWTQQTYPQGGKESNLSVLLERAVKRFVDETQYHNDSRYVNLWIKFAESSTEPLDMYNYMHGQGIGVQQAALYIAWSEELETHGDSKKADSVYQEGFKCGAEPADKLHQYHKAFQARVSRQVMKDMLDGGEQEPDSPEPAQPQRSSLVDLKPRGKKTAIAPIVRTGAAVSHRSRGLNLQLPTAPHNGHNSRFLVFDEKQASAAAAAEPSEPRPERWMAPPSSRAKENEMMPEKWTDVKMPQKSRAGHSVVAPPSKPNFQPYVEECDQPPVVTPHKINPTVNTVLSVRKPSKEETPLERLQEPQQAEGDKKEQSMYCKELLFSGVTEFCFEELRAERYYKRAAQELEEKEKKLKEVKEDLKRQIEEKRNVLQDRCPQAGAGQQGRLEAGESSQPVDCLPGCAVSRRQGSDPGFKIYEECEASSSARVNQPVENEDPRLADKGSALVLPFTIFDESTTGEKTQEVTSKAVGCRPSVCRPLTAVLKPLAEAPATRLESDGLEGIESLTDDAIVSSYKNKTLCPSPDDTCDFARAAHLASTPFGGSGSGLGASASSADGLPDLSTFSVDPVVSAPTPAVQQADYEVVLRGERLSPIEEASLEDGHYSVSSAFSGSSLGGMSGMKAMHSSSGMEACPPQFPSIPEETAQNVEKDNPCSMSSRRRVLSKVDLDSFPNFYRNVRSLPEVMEDDALFIGEESIMILSQIVSGENGVVHFGQTKSRESVVVKVDFETVPWDFYVAAQLRSRLGPKSQKYFGYRSSCFFYMDGCITLSWGRCLSPLQDFLERSPFLQVAVSLTKQLLEMMEQMHSCRLVHGNIRPDTVLLRCRESGGDADSVLQMLDFSSCVDLDQQPEVMSAGDLPSAQAFIRQGLLSTSSSPYQVDLIGIAETVYMLVKKQTMNVVREDSEWKPTDDFTGTLHGHVWQEFFQKILNPGNQSTVSILSDLQHLVERIFLCGTENNLMITEYF; this is encoded by the exons ATGGCTGAGGGGGAAGCCGAGTGGGAGCTGTGCAAAGAGAATATTCAGCCACTGAGGCGTGGCCGAGCCATTTCAGCCCTGCACCAAGCATTGAGCCAGCAGGACGGCGCGGGATACGCTGCCATTCAGCAACAGAAACA GGCTTTTGAGTCTGAGCTCCGATTGTACAGTGGAGATGACCCACTTGATGTCTGGGACAG GTACATCAAATGGACTCAGCAGACATACCCTCAGGGAGGAAAGGAGAGTAATCTTTCTGTGCTGTTGGAGAGGGCAGTCAAACGCTTTGTGGATGAGACCCAGTACCACAATGATTCTCGCTACGTCAACCTCTGGATCAAATTT GCCGAGAGCAGCACTGAGCCCCTGGACATGTACAATTACATGCACGGGCAGGGTATCGGTGTCCAGCAGGCAGCCTTGTACATTGCCTGGTCTGAGGAGTTGGAGACACACGGGGACTCTAAGAAGGCGGACAGCGTCTACCAGGAGGGCTTTAAGTGCGGGGCTGAACCTGCCGATAAGCTCCATCAGTACCACAA agcGTTCCAGGCACGTGTGTCACGGCAGGTGATGAAGGACATGCTGGATGGTGGGGAGCAGGAGCCTGACAGCCCTGAGCCAGCACAGCCTCAGAGGTCCTCCCTGGTAGACCTGAAGCCCAGGGGGAAGAAGACAGCCATCGCTCCCATCGTGCGGACTGGGGCCGCCGTTAGCC ATCGTTCACGTGGCCTGAATCTCCAGCTACCTACAGCCCCTCATAATGGCCACAATTCTCGATTCCTGGTGTTTGACGAAAAGCAGGCGTCTGCAGCCGCCGCGGCCGAGCCCTCCGAACCCAGGCCGGAACGCTGGATggccccccccagctccagggcgAAAGAGAATGAGATGATGCCTGAAAAATGGACCGATGTGAAG ATGCCACAGAAGTCCAGGGCAGGCCACAGTGTTGTGGCCCCACCCAGCAAACCAAACTTCCAGCCTTACGTGGAAGAGTGTGATCAGCCCCCTGTTGT GACACCACATAAGATTAACCCCACGGTGAACACAGTGCTGTCTGTGCGGAAGCCCTCCAAGGAGGAGACCCCCCTGGAGCGTCTGCAGGAGCCCCAGCAGGCGGAGGGCGACAAAAAGGAGCAGAGCATGTACTGCAAGGAGCTGCTGTTCAGTGGCGTCACAGAGTTCTGCTTTGAGGAGCTACGGGCGGAGCGCTACTACAAGAGAGCGGCCCAGGAGCTGGAAG aaaaagagaaaaaattgAAAGAGGTTAAGGAGGACCTGAAGCGGCAAATTGAAGAGAAGCGGAACGTTCTCCAAGACAGGTGTCCACAGGCAGGTGCTGGCCAGCAG GGCCGACTGGAGGCCGGTGAATCATCTCAGccagtggactgtctgcctggATGCGCTGTGTCACGGAGGCAGGGTTctgacccagggtttaaaattTATGAAGAATGCGAGGCCAGCTCTTCTGCAAG GGTCAACCAGCCTGTGGAAAATGAGGACCCTCGTTTAG CTGACAAAGGCAGCGCCCTGGTCCTGCCTTTCACCATATTTGATGAGAGCACCACTGGTGAAAAAACACAAGAAGT GACATCTAAGGCTGTTGGATGTAGACCATCTGTATGTAGGCCGCTGACTGCCGTACTGAAACCACTGGCAGAAGCACCTGCCACCCGACTGGAAAGT GATGGCTTGGAAGGAATCGAGTCCCTGACCGACGATGCCATTGTCAGTagctacaaaaacaaaacccTGTGCCCCAGCCCAGACGACACCTGCGACTTTGCGAGGGCTGCTCACCTAGCGTCCACACCTTTCGGCGGCTCGGGTTCAGGCCTCGGCGCCTCTGCAAGCTCGGCCGACGGCCTCCCGGATCTGTCCACATTCAGTGTCGACCCCGTGGTGTCGGCACCAACCCCTGCAGTGCAACAGGCGGATTATGAGGTGGTTCTGAGGGGGGAACGGCTCAG TCCCATTGAAGAGGCCAGCCTGGAAGATGGCCACTATTCAGTGTCTTCAGCTTTTTCCGGCTCCTCTCTGGGTGGTATGTCTGGTATGAAGGCCATGCACTCATCCAGCGGGATGGAGGCTTGCCCTCCCCAGTTTCCCAGCATCCCTGAGGAAACTGCACAGA ATGTGGAGAAGGACAACCCTTGCAGTATGAGCTCCCGGAGACGGGTGCTGAGCAAGGTGGACCTCGATTCTTTTCCTAACTTCTACAGGAATGTGAGATCTTTGCCAGAGGTGATGGAGGATGATGCACTGTTCATAG GTGAAGAGTCCATCATGATCCTCTCCCAGATAGTCAGCGGTGAAAATGGCGTGGTCCATTTTGGGCAAACCAAAAGCAGAGAGAGTGTCGTCGTCAAG gtggATTTTGAAACTGTACCCTGGGACTTCTATGTTGCTGCTCAGCTGAGGAGCCGCCTGGGTCCCAAATCCCAGAAGTACTTTGGCTACCGAAGCAGCTGCTTCTTCTACATGGATGGCTGCATAACTCTCAGCTGGGGGCGCTGTTTGAGCCCTCTGCAG GACTTCCTGGAGAGATCCCCCTTCCTACAGGTGGCTGTGTCTCTCACGAAACAGCTGTTGGAGATGATGGAGCAAATGCACTCCTGCCGCTTGGTGCACGGGAACATCCGGCCTGACACTGTTCTCCTGCGATGCAG GGAGTCTGGAGGTGATGCAGACAGCGTCCTACAAATGCTGGACTTCTCTTCCTGCGTGGACCTGGACCAGCAGCCTGAGGTGATGTCTGCTGGAGACCTTCCTTCTGCCCAGGCCTTCATAAGACAAGGCTTGCTGTCAACATCCTCCAGCCCTTACCAG GTTGACCTTATTGGAATCGCAGAAACGGTGTACATGTtagtgaaaaaacaaacaatgaatGTCGTGAGAGAAGATTCTGAATGGAAGCCCACTGATGACTTTACTGG AACTCTACATGGTCATGTTTGGCAAGAATTCTTCCAGAAAATTCTGAATCCAGGCAATCAGTCCACAGTGTCCATTCTGTCTGACCTCCAGCATCTTGTTGAGAGGATTTTCCTCTGTGGCACTGAGAATAACCTCATGATAACTGAATATTTTTAA
- the zfyve19 gene encoding abscission/NoCut checkpoint regulator isoform X2, which yields MDKRCYGCASKFTLFRKEMGCKNCGRSFCSGCLAFTAVVQRFGSTPQKVCKQCHGNLTSGGTQNDAARWSPPENYKKRVAVLEARQGHGKASSTQVGKPISSTRPSKCLSKEDQVIAERLQKLKEDTKPKTLPSEKEIETRLAALKAPAQPVPSASEMEDRLAALQGRTPPSMAPPPVHQPPDARTQVEQASDLITQMTEEVNIDSQQQPDSEGTDGPLNNLNKPVGGGLEENLDDPQRAAKQLEEEKSRLLAEAMEELRQDRLNQEEVLKMARKLALLKGLDPDSVPRDDFQPPDSEEETEEEAANRIIRQLSEEAALDKSCGYNIPPEPSSWQTIEKPGLHKEQKSRAQPASKTQGAHARDSNSEDELPWCCICNQDATIRCLSCDGDLYCQRCFREGHDEFDRKEHQVTSYKVPQKSRRRT from the exons ATGGACAAGCGATGTTACGGATGTGCTTCAAAATTTACGCTATTCAGGAAAGAG ATGGGCTGTAAGAACTGCGGGCGCTCCTTCTGCTCGGGGTGCCTGGCTTTTACCGCCGTGGTGCAGCGTTTTGGAAGCACTCCGCAGAAGGTCTGCAAGCAATGTCACGGGAACCTCACAAG TGGTGGCACTCAGAACGATGCTGCTAGGTGGTCCCCTCCTGAAAATTACAAAAA GCGAGTGGCCGTTTTGGAGGCCAGGCAAGGACATGGAAAAGCATCCTCCACACAAGTGGGAAAACCTATCAGCTCTACTAGGCCAAGCAAATGCCTAAGTAAAGAAGACCAGGTGATTGCAGAGAGATTGCAGAAACTGAAGGAGGACACAAAGCCAA AAACTCTTCCATCAGAAAAGGAGATTGAGACTCGTCTAGCTGCACTAAAGGCCCCAGCCCAGCCAGTTCCTTCGGCTAGCGAGATGGAGGACCGGTTGGCTGCCCTGCAGGGGAGAACCCCGCCCTCCATGGCTCCTCCTCCT GTGCATCAGCCCCCCGATGCCCGCACTCAGGTGGAGCAAGCCAGTGACCTGATTACACAGATGACAGAGGAGGTCAACATTGACAGCCAGCAACAGCCGGACTCAGAAG GCACGGATGGCCCCTTGAATAACCTGAATAAGCCAGTGGGCGGTGGGCTTGAGGAGAACCTGGACGACCCGCAGAGGGCAGCCAAGCAGCTGGAAGAGGAGAAGAGTCGACTCCTGGCTGAAGCCATGGAGGAGCTGCGTCAAGACCGGCTCAACCAGGAGGAAGTGCTGAAGATGGCCCGTAAACTGGCTCTGCTGAAGGGGCTGGACCCAGACAGTG TCCCCAGGGATGATTTCCAGCCCCCTGACAGCGAAGAGGAGACAGAAGAAGAGGCAGCAAACAGAATAATAAGGCAG CTGTCTGAAGAAGCAGCTTTAGACAAGTCCTGTGGCTACAACATCCCACCTGAGCCCAGCAGTTGGCAGACCATAGAGAAGCCCGGGCTCCATAAAGAGCAG AAGTCACGTGCCCAGCCGGCCAGCAAGACCCAAGGAGCCCACGCCCGGGACTCTAACAGCGAGGACGAGCTGCCCTGGTGTTGTATCTGCAACCAAGATGCTACTATTCGTTGCCTCTCCTGTGATGGGGACCTCTACTGCCAGCGCTGTTTCAG
- the zfyve19 gene encoding abscission/NoCut checkpoint regulator isoform X1: MGCKNCGRSFCSGCLAFTAVVQRFGSTPQKVCKQCHGNLTSGGTQNDAARWSPPENYKKRVAVLEARQGHGKASSTQVGKPISSTRPSKCLSKEDQVIAERLQKLKEDTKPKTLPSEKEIETRLAALKAPAQPVPSASEMEDRLAALQGRTPPSMAPPPVHQPPDARTQVEQASDLITQMTEEVNIDSQQQPDSEGTDGPLNNLNKPVGGGLEENLDDPQRAAKQLEEEKSRLLAEAMEELRQDRLNQEEVLKMARKLALLKGLDPDSVPRDDFQPPDSEEETEEEAANRIIRQLSEEAALDKSCGYNIPPEPSSWQTIEKPGLHKEQKSRAQPASKTQGAHARDSNSEDELPWCCICNQDATIRCLSCDGDLYCQRCFREGHDEFDRKEHQVTSYKVPQKSRRRT; the protein is encoded by the exons ATGGGCTGTAAGAACTGCGGGCGCTCCTTCTGCTCGGGGTGCCTGGCTTTTACCGCCGTGGTGCAGCGTTTTGGAAGCACTCCGCAGAAGGTCTGCAAGCAATGTCACGGGAACCTCACAAG TGGTGGCACTCAGAACGATGCTGCTAGGTGGTCCCCTCCTGAAAATTACAAAAA GCGAGTGGCCGTTTTGGAGGCCAGGCAAGGACATGGAAAAGCATCCTCCACACAAGTGGGAAAACCTATCAGCTCTACTAGGCCAAGCAAATGCCTAAGTAAAGAAGACCAGGTGATTGCAGAGAGATTGCAGAAACTGAAGGAGGACACAAAGCCAA AAACTCTTCCATCAGAAAAGGAGATTGAGACTCGTCTAGCTGCACTAAAGGCCCCAGCCCAGCCAGTTCCTTCGGCTAGCGAGATGGAGGACCGGTTGGCTGCCCTGCAGGGGAGAACCCCGCCCTCCATGGCTCCTCCTCCT GTGCATCAGCCCCCCGATGCCCGCACTCAGGTGGAGCAAGCCAGTGACCTGATTACACAGATGACAGAGGAGGTCAACATTGACAGCCAGCAACAGCCGGACTCAGAAG GCACGGATGGCCCCTTGAATAACCTGAATAAGCCAGTGGGCGGTGGGCTTGAGGAGAACCTGGACGACCCGCAGAGGGCAGCCAAGCAGCTGGAAGAGGAGAAGAGTCGACTCCTGGCTGAAGCCATGGAGGAGCTGCGTCAAGACCGGCTCAACCAGGAGGAAGTGCTGAAGATGGCCCGTAAACTGGCTCTGCTGAAGGGGCTGGACCCAGACAGTG TCCCCAGGGATGATTTCCAGCCCCCTGACAGCGAAGAGGAGACAGAAGAAGAGGCAGCAAACAGAATAATAAGGCAG CTGTCTGAAGAAGCAGCTTTAGACAAGTCCTGTGGCTACAACATCCCACCTGAGCCCAGCAGTTGGCAGACCATAGAGAAGCCCGGGCTCCATAAAGAGCAG AAGTCACGTGCCCAGCCGGCCAGCAAGACCCAAGGAGCCCACGCCCGGGACTCTAACAGCGAGGACGAGCTGCCCTGGTGTTGTATCTGCAACCAAGATGCTACTATTCGTTGCCTCTCCTGTGATGGGGACCTCTACTGCCAGCGCTGTTTCAG